From one Luteolibacter sp. SL250 genomic stretch:
- a CDS encoding FAD-dependent oxidoreductase, translating into MKFQTRYLILSLVGAGLISAQAAEEYDLVIYGGTCAGVISAVQAKKMGKTAIIVAPEKHLGGLSSGGLGFTDTGNKAVIGGLSRDFYHRVYMHYQKPEAWKWQKKDEYGNKGQGTPAMDGENRTMWIFEPHVAEAVFEDYVKEFNIPVHRDEWLDRDKGVKKEGTKITEITTLSGKTYSGKMFIDATYEGDLMAAAKVDYHVGREANSQYGEEHNGVQVGVLHHRHHFGVLKDKISPYVVPGDKSSGVLPRINPGDPGKKGEADKGIQAYCFRMCLTDHEPNRVPFKKPANYDPKQYELLARVYEAGWTETFGKFDPIPNHKTDTNNHGPFSTDNIGYNHEYPEASYEKRKEIIQEHIDYQQGWLWFVQNDPRVPENVRKEMARWGLPKDEYTDNGNWSPQLYIREARRMVGAFVMTENELRKKKPTPESVGMGSYTIDSHNIQRYITPEGYVQNEGDIGVSTNGPYEIAYGSLVPKKGQADNLLVPVCVSSTHIAFGSIRMEPVFMILAQSAATAAVMAIDDKSTVQDVPYAKLRERLLKDGQILEAPHLIKGKPVSKLEGTVVDDNNAKFVGEWSEGKGGDYVALAYRHDQNERDLGTKTALFEAKLPKAGKYEVRVSYADLANRSTKAKFIIGAKGGDKVVTVNQRKKPEIDGLFTSLGTFEFGEDAQVTLSNEGSDGHVIADAVQWLPK; encoded by the coding sequence ATGAAATTCCAAACCCGATACCTCATCCTTTCGCTCGTTGGAGCGGGCCTGATCTCCGCCCAAGCGGCGGAGGAATACGATCTCGTGATCTACGGCGGCACCTGCGCCGGCGTGATCTCCGCCGTGCAGGCGAAGAAGATGGGCAAGACGGCCATCATCGTCGCGCCGGAGAAACACCTCGGCGGTCTTTCCTCCGGCGGTCTGGGCTTCACGGACACCGGCAACAAGGCGGTGATCGGCGGGCTTTCCCGCGACTTCTACCACCGCGTCTACATGCACTACCAGAAGCCGGAGGCCTGGAAGTGGCAGAAGAAGGACGAATACGGCAACAAGGGCCAGGGCACTCCGGCCATGGACGGTGAGAACCGCACCATGTGGATCTTCGAGCCCCACGTGGCGGAGGCTGTCTTCGAGGACTACGTGAAGGAGTTCAACATCCCCGTCCACCGCGACGAGTGGCTGGACCGCGACAAGGGAGTCAAGAAAGAGGGAACGAAGATTACGGAGATCACCACGCTGAGCGGAAAGACCTACAGCGGGAAGATGTTCATCGACGCCACCTACGAAGGCGACCTGATGGCCGCGGCGAAGGTGGACTACCACGTCGGCCGGGAGGCCAACAGCCAGTATGGCGAGGAGCACAACGGCGTGCAGGTGGGCGTGCTCCACCACCGCCACCACTTCGGCGTGCTGAAGGACAAGATCTCCCCCTATGTCGTCCCGGGTGACAAATCCAGCGGCGTGCTGCCACGCATCAACCCCGGCGACCCGGGCAAGAAGGGCGAGGCGGACAAGGGCATCCAGGCCTATTGCTTCCGCATGTGCCTCACGGACCATGAGCCGAACCGCGTGCCTTTCAAAAAGCCCGCCAACTACGATCCGAAGCAGTACGAACTGCTCGCCCGCGTTTATGAAGCAGGCTGGACGGAGACCTTCGGCAAGTTCGACCCGATCCCGAACCACAAGACGGACACCAACAACCACGGTCCGTTCAGCACCGACAACATCGGCTACAACCATGAGTATCCCGAGGCTTCCTACGAGAAGCGGAAGGAGATCATCCAGGAACACATCGACTACCAGCAGGGCTGGCTCTGGTTCGTCCAGAACGACCCGCGCGTGCCGGAAAACGTCCGCAAGGAAATGGCCCGCTGGGGTCTGCCGAAGGATGAATACACCGACAACGGCAACTGGTCCCCGCAGCTCTACATCCGCGAGGCGCGCCGCATGGTCGGGGCCTTCGTCATGACGGAGAACGAGCTGCGCAAGAAGAAGCCGACTCCGGAATCCGTGGGCATGGGTTCCTACACCATCGACTCCCACAACATCCAGCGCTACATCACGCCGGAGGGTTACGTGCAGAACGAGGGAGACATCGGCGTCTCCACCAACGGGCCGTACGAGATCGCCTACGGATCCCTGGTGCCGAAGAAAGGCCAGGCGGACAACCTGCTCGTCCCGGTCTGCGTCTCCAGCACGCACATCGCCTTCGGGTCCATCCGGATGGAGCCGGTGTTCATGATCCTGGCCCAGTCCGCAGCCACCGCCGCGGTCATGGCCATTGATGACAAGAGCACCGTCCAGGACGTCCCCTACGCGAAGCTGCGCGAGCGCCTGCTCAAGGACGGCCAGATTCTGGAAGCCCCGCACCTCATCAAGGGCAAGCCGGTCAGTAAGCTGGAAGGCACCGTGGTCGATGACAACAACGCGAAGTTCGTGGGCGAGTGGTCCGAAGGCAAAGGCGGTGACTATGTCGCCCTCGCTTACCGCCACGACCAGAACGAGCGCGATCTGGGAACCAAGACCGCCCTCTTCGAGGCGAAGCTGCCGAAGGCCGGGAAATACGAAGTCCGCGTTTCCTATGCGGATCTCGCAAACCGCTCGACGAAGGCAAAGTTCATCATCGGCGCGAAGGGCGGCGACAAGGTGGTGACCGTCAACCAGCGCAAGAAGCCGGAGATCGACGGACTCTTCACCAGCCTCGGCACGTTCGAGTTCGGTGAGGACGCCCAGGTCACCCTCTCGAACGAAGGCTCCGACGGCCACGTCATCGCCGACGCGGTCCAGTGGCTGCCGAAGTGA
- a CDS encoding TIM barrel protein: MNPSSSFSGRRNFLKTSVKFAAVTTAAASLSHRLGAAENAAAKVGMNGRINHSVCKWCYKDIPLEDLCVAGKDFGLQSIELLKPEDMETLKKHGMTCAIFSNPTGTTKEGVKVGGIEKAFNRLEHHDTLIEIYEPYLKQVADAGGKQVICFSGNRDGMDDQKGIENCAIGLKRLMPIAEKLNLKITMELLNSKVNHKDYMCDLSTWGVELCKAVGSENFGLLYDIYHMQIMEGDVIATIKKDNKYFAHYHTGGVPGRAEIDETQELYYPAIMKAIVDTGYKGYVAQEFIPKREDKIGSLKQAVGICDV, encoded by the coding sequence ATGAATCCATCCTCTTCCTTTTCCGGACGACGCAATTTCCTCAAGACCTCGGTCAAATTCGCCGCCGTCACCACGGCTGCCGCTTCACTTTCCCACCGCCTGGGAGCGGCGGAGAACGCCGCCGCGAAGGTCGGCATGAACGGCCGGATCAACCACTCCGTCTGCAAGTGGTGCTACAAGGACATCCCGCTGGAAGACCTCTGCGTCGCAGGCAAGGACTTCGGACTCCAGTCGATCGAGCTGCTGAAGCCGGAGGACATGGAAACCCTCAAGAAGCACGGCATGACCTGCGCCATCTTCAGCAACCCGACCGGCACCACCAAGGAGGGCGTGAAGGTCGGCGGCATCGAAAAGGCGTTCAACCGCCTGGAGCACCACGACACGCTCATCGAAATCTATGAACCCTACCTGAAGCAGGTGGCGGACGCGGGCGGCAAGCAGGTGATCTGCTTCTCCGGCAACCGTGACGGGATGGACGACCAGAAGGGCATCGAGAATTGCGCCATCGGCCTGAAGCGGCTCATGCCCATCGCCGAAAAGCTCAATCTCAAGATCACCATGGAGCTGCTCAACAGCAAGGTGAACCACAAGGACTACATGTGCGACCTCAGCACCTGGGGCGTGGAGCTCTGCAAGGCCGTCGGCAGCGAGAACTTCGGCCTGCTGTATGACATCTACCACATGCAGATCATGGAGGGTGACGTCATCGCCACCATCAAGAAGGACAACAAGTACTTCGCCCACTACCACACGGGTGGTGTTCCCGGTCGTGCGGAGATCGACGAGACGCAGGAACTCTACTACCCTGCCATCATGAAGGCCATCGTGGACACCGGCTACAAGGGCTACGTCGCGCAGGAGTTCATTCCGAAGCGCGAGGACAAGATCGGCAGCCTGAAGCAGGCGGTCGGCATCTGCGACGTGTGA
- a CDS encoding transglycosylase domain-containing protein, whose product MAEKKNRSLNKSRRKPFYKSKGLWLSFLLFIAAASVFSYVFVEQYTRAYRERAETYDLDRINDLELPSLILDRNNEEIGRIFLENRSVIGMDKVSKGFVDALVAGEDSRFWQHKGIDYWGVIRAAYETWRGNSQGASTITQQLARNAYGLREEAIKRKESTIQRKMVEAFLARRIEKRYSKEEILGFYVNRIYLGSSYYGIRSAALGYYGKEPMDLEPQECASIVALIKSPNPLSPLRNPSGNKNWRNFVLARMGKEGMLPKAEVARLQALPLGLNPKPLLRGTTHLYERIFDGVKQALGEEALAKGGFKIHTTILRDAQEAAQKSLEDSLVRAEKNPLYRRQKHADYKRASDKPPEYVQGAVLMVDHTTGEVLAHVGGRDYAQSNYDFIELGKRPPGTAFFPFLYAAALASGQTPASMVLDDHMDNRTVMVGGQEGIVGEWGQEVRAPQIKRKDIPLREAFESSKIAASLRLGQQVGLQKVVDAAVAFGFPMQKTELLPRLCVGWEQVSMKQAVRAIATFGKEGRAGPSELVYIDRIEDSRSAIVYRRPRVTVTPPQIVDSATAFQVHSMMAGGMERGAAAGALDGLVEKPFPGAGKGGTTHDFSDNWFLGYNKRVSCGVWTGFLSGAGDPIYEGAFSRDLALPVWQAVMNAASPSFGGGEIKVPPTVVEVPVCAESGQRATQFCQHAVENRETGTVRMESMKVTEYFRKGTENLPFCSVHSGMMADGLTPASQLGSLSAVDVSPIAPKEPVLLGDDPYHTETPSFAPSSGAPGLIRKRTNVLDSLDIGEGEEQLRMKRPARLIIEED is encoded by the coding sequence ATGGCAGAGAAGAAAAATCGCTCGCTCAACAAGAGTCGCAGGAAGCCGTTCTACAAGAGCAAAGGCCTGTGGCTTTCGTTCCTGCTGTTCATCGCGGCGGCCTCGGTCTTCAGCTACGTGTTCGTCGAGCAATACACCCGCGCCTACCGGGAAAGGGCGGAGACCTACGATCTGGACCGCATCAACGACCTGGAACTTCCGAGCCTGATTCTCGACCGGAATAATGAGGAGATCGGCCGGATTTTCCTCGAGAACCGCAGCGTCATCGGCATGGACAAGGTGTCGAAGGGATTCGTCGACGCCCTGGTCGCGGGGGAGGATTCCCGCTTCTGGCAGCACAAGGGAATCGACTATTGGGGGGTGATCCGCGCGGCCTATGAGACTTGGCGGGGCAACAGCCAGGGAGCCAGCACCATCACCCAGCAGCTCGCCCGGAACGCGTACGGGCTGCGTGAGGAAGCGATCAAGCGGAAGGAATCGACCATCCAGCGGAAGATGGTGGAGGCGTTCCTGGCCCGTAGGATCGAGAAGCGCTACTCAAAGGAGGAGATCCTCGGGTTTTATGTGAACCGGATCTATCTCGGCAGCAGTTACTACGGCATCCGTTCCGCCGCGCTCGGCTACTACGGGAAGGAGCCGATGGACCTGGAGCCCCAGGAGTGCGCGTCCATCGTGGCCCTCATCAAGAGCCCGAATCCGCTGTCACCGCTGCGGAATCCGTCCGGCAACAAAAACTGGAGGAACTTCGTCCTCGCCCGGATGGGGAAGGAAGGGATGCTTCCAAAGGCGGAGGTCGCCCGGCTGCAGGCCCTCCCTCTGGGCCTGAATCCGAAGCCGCTGTTGCGGGGGACCACCCACCTGTATGAGCGGATCTTCGACGGGGTGAAGCAGGCGCTCGGCGAGGAGGCCCTGGCAAAGGGCGGTTTCAAGATCCACACCACCATCCTGAGGGACGCGCAGGAGGCCGCGCAGAAGTCCCTGGAAGACAGCCTTGTGCGTGCCGAAAAGAATCCGCTCTACCGGCGGCAGAAACACGCGGACTACAAGCGCGCCTCCGACAAGCCTCCGGAGTATGTCCAGGGGGCCGTTCTGATGGTGGACCATACCACCGGGGAGGTTCTCGCCCACGTGGGCGGCAGGGACTACGCGCAGTCCAACTACGACTTCATCGAGCTGGGCAAGCGTCCGCCCGGCACCGCCTTTTTCCCGTTCCTCTATGCGGCGGCGCTCGCCTCCGGGCAGACCCCGGCCTCCATGGTGCTGGACGACCACATGGACAACCGCACCGTGATGGTGGGCGGGCAGGAGGGCATCGTCGGGGAGTGGGGGCAGGAGGTCAGGGCACCCCAGATCAAACGGAAGGATATCCCCCTGCGGGAGGCGTTCGAGTCTTCGAAGATCGCCGCCTCCCTCCGCCTCGGCCAGCAGGTCGGGCTGCAGAAAGTCGTCGATGCCGCCGTGGCATTCGGGTTCCCGATGCAGAAGACCGAGCTGCTCCCCCGACTGTGCGTGGGCTGGGAGCAGGTGTCGATGAAGCAGGCGGTGAGGGCCATCGCCACCTTTGGAAAGGAAGGGCGGGCAGGTCCGTCGGAACTGGTCTACATCGACCGCATCGAGGATTCACGCAGCGCCATCGTCTACCGCCGTCCGCGGGTGACGGTCACTCCGCCGCAGATCGTGGATTCCGCGACCGCGTTCCAGGTCCACAGCATGATGGCGGGTGGAATGGAGCGAGGGGCCGCTGCGGGTGCGCTTGACGGCCTGGTGGAAAAGCCGTTTCCCGGTGCTGGAAAAGGCGGGACGACCCACGACTTTTCCGACAACTGGTTCCTCGGATACAACAAGCGGGTGAGCTGCGGCGTCTGGACCGGTTTTCTGAGCGGAGCCGGTGACCCGATCTACGAAGGTGCCTTCAGCCGGGATCTGGCGCTGCCCGTTTGGCAGGCCGTGATGAATGCGGCTTCCCCCTCCTTTGGCGGGGGGGAGATCAAGGTGCCGCCAACGGTGGTGGAGGTGCCAGTCTGCGCGGAGTCCGGACAGCGCGCGACCCAGTTCTGCCAGCACGCGGTCGAAAATCGGGAAACGGGCACCGTGCGGATGGAGAGCATGAAGGTGACCGAGTATTTCCGCAAAGGAACGGAGAACCTTCCGTTCTGCTCGGTGCATTCCGGCATGATGGCGGACGGGCTCACTCCTGCCTCCCAGCTTGGGTCGCTCAGTGCGGTGGATGTCAGTCCGATCGCGCCCAAGGAGCCAGTCCTGCTGGGTGACGATCCCTACCACACGGAAACGCCGTCTTTCGCGCCGTCTTCCGGGGCACCGGGGTTGATCCGCAAGCGCACCAACGTCCTGGACAGCCTGGACATCGGGGAGGGTGAGGAACAGCTCCGCATGAAGCGTCCGGCGCGCCTGATCATCGAGGAGGATTGA
- a CDS encoding SAM-dependent methyltransferase — protein sequence MPDFRSPPPEPTETLPNLYPTGDAPATPALLRVIGGKIASSGTISFPEFMSLALYHPEHGYYAKDLRQVGREGDFFTSVSVGPLFGRILARRFIAWWEENQRPSPWRVIEAGAHDGTLAGDILTEISSVSPAAFSALEYAIPEPLPRLQAAQREKLAPWGNVRFVNSPEDLAASPLPGIAFGNEVLDALPFEIIGRSEGGWHEFRVGLEDEKLTLIKGPPYPHGPEGVFPDGYLTEIRRDYGAFFLPFLGALRHGLLVWVDYGYDHETYYHPDRTTGTLRTFSKHRAGENPLNAPGDEDITAHVDFTAAADAALALGCRINSMKTQSAWLTEAARDLLLSMEGRPDPSLLRQFQTLTHPGQLGTRFHVLEASWHPG from the coding sequence ATGCCGGATTTCAGATCACCCCCGCCAGAACCGACGGAGACGCTCCCCAACCTCTACCCGACCGGAGACGCTCCCGCAACCCCCGCGTTACTCCGGGTGATCGGAGGAAAAATCGCCTCCAGCGGCACCATTTCCTTCCCGGAGTTCATGAGCCTGGCGCTCTACCACCCTGAACACGGCTACTATGCGAAGGATCTCCGCCAAGTGGGCCGTGAGGGGGATTTCTTCACCAGCGTGAGTGTCGGCCCGCTTTTCGGCAGGATCCTCGCCCGCCGGTTCATCGCCTGGTGGGAGGAAAACCAGCGGCCCTCCCCATGGCGCGTCATCGAGGCCGGTGCCCATGATGGCACACTGGCGGGCGACATCCTCACGGAAATTTCCTCCGTGTCACCCGCCGCATTCTCCGCGCTGGAGTATGCCATCCCCGAGCCACTGCCACGCCTCCAGGCCGCCCAGCGCGAGAAGCTCGCGCCATGGGGGAATGTCCGCTTCGTCAACTCCCCGGAGGATCTGGCCGCCTCCCCGCTGCCGGGCATCGCCTTCGGCAATGAAGTGCTGGATGCCCTGCCATTCGAAATCATCGGCCGATCAGAAGGCGGCTGGCACGAATTCCGGGTGGGACTGGAAGACGAAAAGCTCACCCTCATCAAAGGCCCACCCTACCCCCACGGCCCGGAAGGCGTTTTTCCCGATGGCTACCTGACCGAGATCCGCCGCGACTACGGTGCCTTCTTCCTGCCCTTCCTTGGCGCCCTCCGCCACGGCCTGCTGGTGTGGGTGGACTACGGCTACGACCACGAAACCTACTACCACCCCGACCGGACCACCGGCACCCTGCGTACTTTCTCGAAACACCGCGCCGGGGAGAACCCGCTCAACGCGCCGGGGGATGAGGACATCACCGCCCATGTGGACTTCACCGCCGCGGCGGACGCCGCCCTCGCCCTGGGCTGCCGGATCAATTCCATGAAAACCCAGAGCGCCTGGCTCACGGAGGCCGCCCGGGACCTCCTGCTCTCCATGGAGGGACGCCCGGATCCGTCCCTGCTGCGGCAGTTCCAGACCCTCACCCACCCGGGACAGCTCGGCACCCGATTCCATGTACTAGAGGCATCGTGGCACCCCGGTTGA
- a CDS encoding glycosyl hydrolase family 28 protein yields the protein MKNLLPLVLALTTGFQLPARAAVTPYPRPIDDAASVQYQVKVDGVEVPGVQTVLGVGYAHFAFTGKVRIEVTSTEAIGKFELSPHRLNLPVQTNGNTLTFEIAKPCKLQLRINDGQRFFIFADPEETNAPKAGDQGVRLLTELGVPPSNEKVQTGQFQKAINLVAGEKGTLVVPAGIYRTGTLNLPDGLSLYLAPGSLIKGTADPKDYISTGEEAQLLMKDAQDVRIYGRGVIDNNGMALRKVIGGKKSSTRMLATKNSRNLVMEDVILRDAAIWCIHPMQSSDMQFRNLKIISMTRAESGPDDGYNTDGFDPDNSSNITIENNFISVDDDAIAVKLNRGSERKDMSRIVFRDNVVFTMCSALKIGTEVMGGFTVRDVLFENNDILHADIGISLYCYRGGYAENIRWIGNHFEKTAVLPDNSPHHHFCNIYINTRSTEGFGGAKNLLIKDNTFENYGPKPSGVRAKGQKQFVDGVIIENLAIGGKTVKSPEEAKLNVDKEVRNLRFVE from the coding sequence ATGAAAAACCTTCTTCCGTTGGTTCTGGCTCTCACCACCGGTTTTCAACTCCCCGCGCGGGCCGCCGTCACTCCGTACCCGCGCCCGATCGACGACGCGGCAAGCGTGCAGTATCAAGTGAAGGTGGACGGCGTGGAGGTTCCCGGCGTACAGACGGTCCTGGGTGTTGGATATGCCCATTTCGCCTTCACCGGAAAGGTAAGGATCGAGGTGACCTCCACGGAGGCGATCGGGAAGTTTGAGCTGAGTCCGCACCGCCTGAATCTCCCGGTCCAAACCAATGGAAACACTCTCACTTTCGAAATCGCCAAGCCCTGCAAGCTCCAGTTGCGGATCAATGACGGGCAGCGGTTTTTCATCTTCGCGGACCCGGAGGAAACGAACGCTCCGAAGGCAGGTGACCAGGGAGTCCGGTTGCTCACCGAACTCGGTGTTCCGCCATCGAATGAAAAAGTGCAGACCGGGCAATTCCAGAAGGCGATCAACCTTGTGGCCGGCGAAAAAGGGACGCTGGTGGTGCCGGCGGGCATCTACCGGACCGGCACGTTGAATCTGCCGGACGGGCTCTCGCTCTATCTGGCCCCCGGATCATTGATCAAGGGAACCGCGGATCCCAAGGACTACATCTCCACCGGCGAGGAAGCCCAGTTGCTCATGAAGGACGCGCAGGATGTCCGCATCTATGGCAGGGGCGTGATCGACAACAACGGCATGGCCTTGCGCAAGGTCATCGGAGGAAAGAAGAGCAGCACCCGCATGCTGGCGACGAAGAACAGCAGGAATCTCGTCATGGAAGACGTGATACTGCGGGATGCTGCGATCTGGTGCATCCATCCGATGCAGTCGTCCGACATGCAGTTCCGCAACCTCAAGATCATCTCCATGACACGCGCGGAATCCGGTCCCGATGACGGTTACAACACCGATGGCTTCGATCCTGACAATTCCTCGAACATCACCATCGAGAACAATTTCATCTCCGTGGACGACGATGCCATCGCGGTGAAGCTGAACCGGGGAAGCGAGCGCAAGGATATGAGCCGGATCGTCTTCCGTGACAATGTGGTGTTCACCATGTGCTCGGCGCTGAAAATCGGGACGGAAGTAATGGGAGGCTTCACCGTCCGGGATGTTCTGTTCGAGAACAACGATATCCTCCACGCCGACATCGGCATCTCCCTCTACTGCTACCGCGGTGGCTACGCGGAGAATATCCGCTGGATCGGCAATCACTTCGAGAAGACAGCCGTGCTGCCGGACAACAGCCCGCACCACCATTTCTGCAACATCTACATCAACACCCGCTCGACGGAGGGTTTCGGAGGGGCGAAAAATCTGCTGATCAAGGACAACACCTTTGAGAACTACGGTCCGAAACCGTCCGGTGTCCGTGCAAAAGGGCAGAAGCAATTTGTCGACGGAGTCATCATCGAAAATCTGGCCATCGGGGGCAAGACCGTCAAATCCCCGGAAGAAGCGAAACTCAACGTGGACAAGGAAGTCCGCAATCTGCGGTTCGTGGAGTAG